The Eubacteriaceae bacterium Marseille-Q4139 genome has a window encoding:
- a CDS encoding MATE family efflux transporter, translated as MAKSVTREERYREMLETPVSKLIPRLAVPTIISMLVTSIYNMADTFFVSQISTSASAAVGIIFSLMAMIQAVGFTLGMGGGNYISRSLGKRDEDTAERTAATAFFTAVAVGLLITVSGLVFLDPLVRMLGATETIAPYAKDYAKYILFGAPIMTGSFVMNNLLRSQGFAFYAMFGITTGGILNMILDPIFIFGFDMGIAGAAIATVLSQCISFCILFGQCNFRKGCIHLKPSKFTFKAGLYGEILHAGLPSLCRQGLASAAAVALNVAANPFGDAAIAAMSIVTRYMMFINSALIGFGQGFQPVCGFNFGAKRYDRVLEAFWFCVKVAVILLTTLGVISFIGAGQIMSMFRKDDLEVIAIGTWAMRFQCLALPFQAWIIMSNMLTQSIGYGFRASIVAAGRQGIFLLPALMILPGIFGIRGLQISQPVSDICTCIMAALIVGSVLKELKQKNEEQKKEQNLS; from the coding sequence GTGGCAAAAAGTGTTACGAGAGAAGAACGGTACCGGGAGATGCTGGAGACGCCTGTGTCAAAGCTGATCCCGAGGCTTGCGGTGCCGACGATCATCAGCATGCTGGTGACGTCCATTTACAACATGGCAGACACCTTTTTCGTGAGCCAGATCAGCACCAGCGCGTCGGCGGCCGTCGGCATCATTTTTTCGCTGATGGCGATGATTCAGGCTGTGGGCTTTACCCTTGGCATGGGCGGCGGAAACTATATTTCCCGCTCCCTCGGGAAGCGGGATGAGGATACGGCGGAGCGGACGGCGGCCACGGCCTTTTTTACGGCTGTGGCAGTGGGACTTTTGATTACGGTGTCCGGCCTTGTATTTCTGGATCCGCTGGTGCGAATGCTCGGCGCCACGGAGACCATTGCGCCGTATGCAAAGGATTATGCGAAGTACATCTTGTTCGGCGCGCCGATTATGACAGGCTCCTTTGTCATGAACAATCTGCTGCGTTCCCAGGGCTTTGCGTTTTACGCCATGTTCGGCATCACAACAGGCGGTATTTTAAACATGATCCTGGATCCGATTTTTATTTTCGGTTTTGATATGGGCATTGCCGGGGCGGCCATTGCGACGGTTTTGAGCCAGTGCATCAGCTTCTGCATCCTGTTCGGCCAGTGCAATTTCAGGAAGGGCTGCATCCACTTAAAGCCCTCGAAATTCACGTTTAAAGCCGGGCTTTACGGCGAGATTCTCCACGCGGGGCTCCCGTCCCTTTGTCGGCAGGGCCTTGCCAGCGCGGCGGCTGTGGCCCTCAACGTGGCGGCGAATCCCTTTGGCGACGCGGCCATCGCGGCCATGTCCATCGTGACCAGGTACATGATGTTCATCAACTCGGCCTTAATCGGCTTCGGCCAGGGCTTCCAGCCTGTCTGCGGCTTCAACTTCGGCGCCAAGCGGTATGATCGGGTACTGGAGGCGTTCTGGTTCTGCGTGAAGGTGGCCGTGATCCTTTTGACGACCCTCGGCGTCATCAGCTTCATTGGGGCCGGACAGATCATGTCCATGTTCCGGAAGGATGACCTGGAGGTTATTGCAATCGGCACCTGGGCCATGCGGTTCCAGTGTCTTGCCCTTCCGTTCCAGGCTTGGATCATCATGTCCAACATGCTGACCCAGTCCATCGGCTACGGCTTCCGCGCCTCCATCGTGGCGGCCGGGCGCCAGGGCATCTTCCTGCTTCCGGCACTCATGATCCTTCCAGGGATTTTTGGGATCCGCGGCCTTCAGATTTCCCAGCCGGTGTCGGATATCTGCACCTGCATCATGGCGGCCCTGATCGTGGGAAG